From the Limanda limanda chromosome 2, fLimLim1.1, whole genome shotgun sequence genome, one window contains:
- the rnaseh2a gene encoding ribonuclease H2 subunit A, whose amino-acid sequence MDLGPFETDNSVSCRLASQIPDVCKTEDCCLGIDEAGRGPVLGPMVYGICFCPVSKKQQLKDSKVADSKTLSEAEREKLFQNLDEAKSYVGWAVQILSPNTISTSMLQRTKYNLNALSHDTAIGLVQFALDSGVQLKEVYVDTVGPADKYEAKLSQLFPGIEVTVRPKADSLFPIVSAASICAKVARDRVVKGWNFPEDMGEVDTDYGSGYPNDPKTKAWLLKCLDPVFGYPQFVRFSWSTAQTLMDSKAVTVHWDDDEEDGEKAAQRQHNKSMLSYFSASAGGKDQNPSHQTHRFLTERRLKSLCTL is encoded by the exons ATGGATCTCGGCCCCTTTGAAACAGACAACTCTGTCAGCTGCCGGCTGGCTTCTCAGATCCCTGATGTCTGCAAGACGGAGGACTGTTGTCTGGGCATTGATGAGGCAGGCAGGGGGCCTGTGCTGG GCCCCATGGTGTATGGAATATGTTTCTGTCCCGTTTCcaaaaagcagcagctgaaggaCTCGAAAGTGGCAG ACTCAAAGACCCTATcagaggcagaaagagaaaaacttttccaaaacttGGATGAAGCCAAAAGTTATGTGGGCTGGGCGGTGCAGATTCTCTCCCCCAACACCATTTCTACCAGCATGCTACAGAG GACAAAATACAACCTGAATGCGCTGTCACATGATACAGCGATTGGTCTAGTACAGTTTGCCTTGGACAGTGGAGTACAGCTCAAAGAG GTTTATGTGGACACAGTCGGCCCAGCAGATAAATATGAGGCAAAACTCTCCCAGCTGTTCCCGGGTATCGAGGTGACTGTTCGGCCAAAAGCTGACTCCCTCTTCCCCATTGTCAGTGCTGCAAGTATCTGTGCCAAG GTTGCCAGGGATCGTGTTGTGAAAGGCTGGAACTTTCCAGAGGACATGGGAGAGGTGGATACAGATTACGGCTCAGGATACCCAAATG ACCCCAAGACGAAAGCGTGGCTGCTGAAGTGCCTGGACCCCGTGTTTGGTTACCCTCAGTTTGTTCGATTTAGCTGGAGCACGGCCCAAACCCTGATGGACAGCAAAGCAGTGACTGTTCACTG GGATGATGACGAGGAGGACGGGGAGAAGGCAGCACAGCGGCAGCACAACAAGTCCATGTTATCCTACTTTAGTGCTTCAGCTGGAGGTAAAGACCAAAACCCATCCCACCAGACACATCGCTTCCTCACTGAGCGCAGACTGAAAAGCCTCTGCACACTCTGA